In Fastidiosipila sp., the following are encoded in one genomic region:
- the dnaX gene encoding DNA polymerase III subunit gamma/tau, giving the protein MTEMDNLALYRLWRPQTFSDMVGQEQVVFPLRQSIIDQKFSHALLFSGTRGTGKTSLAKIFAKAINCLNPDRGDPCNQCEICLAANDGSLMDINEIDAASHNSVDHIRRLTDEIVFTPVRAAYKVYIIDEVHMLSQGAFNALLKTLEEPPAHAVFIMATTEPHRIPATIMSRCQHFQFRRIPKDQMIERLAEIAKSIPLAIEDDALEIMAQIAGGALRDAISLLDQTRQLKAEKIGRDDVLLLAGRVPDEFLSETARSMIRNNPESLLTNIQELVMSGRDLTRFVTDLGGFFRNLLVARVSDKPESLIQMRHEDISQLQSIAQQSTASGLTDVIVGLAELQSSLRFSPDIRTSLEIGLLRLASLTGRQAEVPVPQKDPASKERPKKETSLPAPQAVPAQAKSPAQETFQAPDSCGAPGSEKIETQEGEELLLPVWRDILDLLLRERRFDISLCARPARVMVREGFFDIRFDNNLFGQYACLNKRESIELIEELLLQRTGKRYPVRITLDESLDQSVGATAEWRWLKDARDQALSESLPEPFSGADNPQGG; this is encoded by the coding sequence ATGACGGAAATGGATAATCTTGCTCTCTACCGGCTGTGGCGGCCGCAGACTTTTTCTGACATGGTCGGCCAGGAGCAAGTGGTTTTTCCCCTCCGTCAAAGTATCATTGATCAAAAATTCTCCCATGCCCTGCTTTTTTCCGGCACCCGAGGAACCGGCAAGACCTCATTGGCAAAGATTTTCGCCAAAGCCATCAATTGCCTGAATCCTGACCGGGGGGATCCCTGCAACCAGTGTGAAATATGTCTGGCAGCCAATGACGGCTCCCTCATGGATATCAATGAGATCGACGCCGCCTCACACAACAGTGTGGACCATATCCGCCGGCTGACGGACGAGATTGTCTTCACGCCGGTCCGGGCCGCCTATAAGGTTTACATCATCGATGAAGTCCACATGCTGTCCCAGGGCGCCTTCAACGCCCTGCTCAAGACTCTGGAGGAGCCTCCTGCCCACGCAGTCTTTATCATGGCGACGACGGAACCGCACCGGATTCCGGCCACTATCATGTCGCGATGTCAGCATTTTCAATTCCGCCGCATCCCCAAGGATCAAATGATCGAGCGACTGGCCGAAATCGCCAAAAGCATACCGCTTGCCATCGAAGATGACGCTTTGGAGATCATGGCCCAGATCGCGGGCGGGGCGCTCAGGGATGCCATCAGCCTCCTGGACCAGACACGGCAGCTGAAAGCGGAAAAGATCGGGCGGGATGATGTGCTCCTTCTTGCCGGCCGTGTGCCGGATGAGTTTCTTTCTGAAACAGCCCGGTCCATGATCCGGAACAACCCCGAGTCCCTTTTGACCAATATCCAGGAACTGGTTATGTCCGGGCGCGACCTGACACGATTCGTGACGGATCTTGGGGGCTTTTTCCGAAACCTTCTGGTTGCGCGTGTATCCGACAAGCCCGAATCTTTGATTCAGATGCGTCACGAGGACATCAGTCAGCTCCAGTCGATCGCGCAGCAATCGACGGCCTCAGGACTGACCGATGTCATCGTGGGATTGGCCGAGCTTCAGTCCTCCCTCCGCTTTTCGCCCGACATCCGGACCTCCCTGGAAATTGGCCTGCTCCGGCTGGCTTCCCTGACCGGGCGCCAGGCTGAAGTGCCCGTACCCCAAAAAGATCCGGCAAGCAAAGAAAGACCCAAAAAGGAGACTTCTCTTCCCGCCCCGCAAGCGGTTCCCGCCCAAGCCAAATCACCTGCCCAGGAAACCTTTCAAGCTCCGGACAGTTGCGGCGCACCCGGCAGCGAAAAGATTGAAACCCAGGAGGGAGAGGAACTCTTGCTCCCCGTCTGGCGGGACATCCTGGATCTGCTTTTAAGGGAACGCCGCTTTGACATTTCACTTTGCGCCCGGCCGGCCCGGGTCATGGTCAGGGAAGGTTTCTTTGACATCCGCTTTGACAACAATCTATTCGGCCAGTATGCCTGTTTAAATAAAAGGGAGAGCATCGAGCTGATTGAAGAGCTTTTGCTGCAGCGGACGGGCAAACGCTACCCGGTCCGCATCACACTCGACGAATCCCTGGACCAGTCGGTTGGCGCGACAGCGGAATGGCGCTGGCTCAAGGATGCACGCGACCAGGCCCTGAGCGAAAGCCTGCCCGAGCCTTTCAGCGGCGCGGACAATCCCCAAGGAGGTTAA
- a CDS encoding YbaB/EbfC family nucleoid-associated protein translates to MRGGNQMSQLMKQAQKMQEDLAAAQEEVALMKAEATAGGGMVRLVMGAGHQVETLEINPDVVDPQDLEMLQDLLTAAFNDAASQLDQMTQERMAEVAGGGLGLPGF, encoded by the coding sequence ATGCGGGGCGGCAATCAGATGAGTCAGCTGATGAAGCAGGCTCAGAAGATGCAGGAAGATCTGGCCGCGGCTCAGGAGGAGGTTGCGCTCATGAAGGCGGAGGCGACTGCGGGCGGCGGAATGGTGCGCCTGGTCATGGGAGCGGGACATCAGGTGGAAACCCTGGAAATCAATCCCGATGTGGTTGACCCCCAGGATCTTGAGATGCTGCAGGACCTGCTTACGGCAGCCTTCAATGATGCAGCCAGCCAACTGGATCAGATGACCCAGGAGCGCATGGCCGAGGTCGCAGGCGGCGGCCTGGGCCTGCCGGGATTTTAG
- the recR gene encoding recombination protein RecR → MAYRFSPAIAQLINTLAKLPGIGQKTAQRLAFHILDESREDALALAEAIQQACESVRLCSECCNLTEEDPCQICTARSRDRTRICIVENPRDVAAMERIHDFRGLYHVLHGVISPMHDMGPEDIKLKELFQRLQNHSEVEEIILATNPTIEGEATALYIARLLKPSGIKVTRIAHGIPMGAALEYADEVTLARAFQNRQEV, encoded by the coding sequence ATGGCCTACCGCTTCTCGCCCGCCATCGCTCAACTGATTAATACCCTGGCCAAGCTTCCCGGCATCGGTCAAAAGACAGCGCAGCGGCTGGCTTTTCATATCCTTGATGAATCGCGTGAAGATGCCCTGGCACTGGCCGAAGCCATCCAACAGGCCTGCGAGAGTGTCAGACTCTGCTCGGAATGCTGCAATCTGACCGAGGAGGATCCCTGCCAGATCTGCACGGCCAGATCACGCGACCGGACCCGAATCTGTATTGTCGAAAACCCCAGGGATGTCGCAGCCATGGAGCGCATTCATGACTTCCGGGGTCTCTATCATGTCCTCCACGGAGTCATCTCCCCCATGCATGACATGGGTCCTGAGGACATCAAGCTGAAGGAACTTTTTCAGCGGCTGCAAAACCACAGTGAAGTGGAAGAGATCATTCTGGCCACCAACCCGACCATCGAGGGTGAGGCGACCGCCCTTTATATCGCCCGCCTCTTGAAACCCTCGGGGATCAAGGTCACCAGGATCGCCCACGGCATCCCCATGGGTGCGGCTTTGGAATATGCCGATGAGGTCACCCTGGCCAGGGCCTTCCAAAACAGACAGGAAGTGTAG